In Astatotilapia calliptera chromosome 20, fAstCal1.2, whole genome shotgun sequence, one genomic interval encodes:
- the adora1b gene encoding adenosine receptor A1b encodes MAGALFSVDSVYIGMEVVIAVASVIGNVMVVWAVKINKSLRDTTFCFIVSLALADIAVGALVIPLAITINIGLQTHFYSCLLVACTVLVLTQSSILALLAIAIDRYLRVKIPTRYKRVVTPRRAALAVVICWTVAFIVGLTPMLGWNNLKRCQENGSISSDLITTCKFENVISMDYMVYFNFFGWVLPPLLLMLFIYAEIFYMIHKQLNNKKLNTSHADPNRYYDKELNLAKSLALVLFLFAVSWLPLHIINCITLFCPERNKPKVVLYIAILLTHGNSAVNPIVYAFRIKKFRSAFRKIWQQYFCCKDTSALETQASDRKEMPTLDLQQATPPLSPQTEIPKPQPLSEQNQKAESPQKHKGQSSLLGQNAA; translated from the exons ATGGCCGGGGCACTCTTCTCAGTGGACTCAGTCTACATCGGAATGGAGGTGGTAATTGCTGTGGCGTCTGTAATCGGGAATGTGATGGTGGTCTGGGCGGTGAAGATTAATAAATCGTTGCGAGATACCacgttttgttttattgtctccCTGGCTCTGGCGGATATTGCAGTGGGAGCACTCGTCATCCCTTTGGCCATTACTATCAACATCGGACTCCAAACTCACTTTTACAGCTGCCTGCTTGTGGCGTGCACGGTGCTGGTCCTGACGCAAAGTTCGATCCTGGCCCTCTTGGCTATTGCAATTGACCGCTATCTCAGGGTCAAAATCCCGACCAG GTATAAGCGGGTGGTGACCCCTCGGCGAGCGGCACTGGCAGTCGTGATATGTTGGACGGTAGCGTTTATTGTGGGACTCACACCCATGTTAGGCTGGAACAACCTGAAGCGCTGCCAGGAGAACGGCTCCATCAGCTCCGACCTCATTACCACGTGCAAGTTTGAAAATGTCATCAGCATGGACTACATGGTCTATTTTAACTTTTTCGGCTGGGTGCTCCCACCTCTGCTGCTCATGCTGTTCATCTACGCAGAAATCTTCTACATGATCCACAAGCAGCTTAACAATAAGAAACTGAACACCAGTCACGCAGACCCCAACAGGTACTATGACAAAGAGCTGAATCTTGCTAAATCCCTTGCTCTTGTCCTCTTTCTCTTTGCTGTGAGTTGGCTCCCCCTCCACATCATCAACTGCATCACACTCTTTTGTCCTGAGCGTAACAAGCCCAAAGTCGTCCTCTACATTGCCATCCTGCTCACCCACGGCAACTCTGCGGTCAACCCAATTGTCTACGCTTTCCGCATTAAGAAGTTCCGCTCAGCCTTCCGGAAAATCTGGCAGCAGTACTTCTGCTGCAAGGACACATCGGCTCTGGAGACCCAGGCCAGTGACAGGAAAGAGATGCCAACGTTAGACCTACAGCAGGCAACACCGCCTCTTTCTCCACAGACAGAAATCCCTAAACCCCAGCCTCTGTCTGAGCAAAACCAGAAGGCCGAATCACCTCAAAAACATAAAGGACAATCATCCTTACTGGGGCAGAATGCAGCCTAA